In a genomic window of Rhododendron vialii isolate Sample 1 chromosome 12a, ASM3025357v1:
- the LOC131311777 gene encoding intracellular ribonuclease LX-like: MKKSNSSILIKLLVLQCLAVVCLSQSFDFFYFVQQWPGSYCDTRQSCCYPETGKPDEDFGIHGLWPNYNDGTYPSSCDRSNSFDESKISDLLSRLEKDWPTLACPSGDGIKFWGHEWNKHGTCSESNLDQHSYFQKALDLKAKANLLQALQTAGIRPADGKYHSLESIKVAIEQALGVTTFIDCNVDTRGNHQIYQVYLCVDTSGSNFIECPVLPHGRPCGNKIEFPSFSSDSNHDEL; the protein is encoded by the exons ATGAAGAAGTCCAACTCTTCCATTTTGATTAAGCTTTTGGTGCTACAATGTCTAGCAGTTGTTTGTTTGTCGCAGAGTTTTGATTTCTTCTACTTTGTTCAGCAG TGGCCAGGATCATATTGTGATACGAGACAAAGTTGTTGCTATCCTGAGACTGGAAAGCCTGATGAAGATTTTGGCATTCATGGCCTTTGGCCTAATTATAATGACGGCACTTACCCCTCTAGTTGCGATAGGAGCAACTCTTTTGATGAATCGAAG ATCTCAGATCTCCTGAGTAGGTTGGAAAAGGACTGGCCCACACTAGCCTGCCCAAGTGGTGATGGGATAAAGTTTTGGGGACATGAATGGAATAAACATGGGACTTGCTCTGAATCGAACCTTGACCAGCACTCCTACTTTCAAAAAGCTCTTGACCTTAAAGCCAAAGCAAACCTTCTTCAAGCCCTCCAGACCGcag GAATTCGACCTGCTGATGGAAAATATCACAGCTTAGAAAGCATAAAGGTAGCCATTGAACAAGCACTTGGTGTTACCACATTCATTGATTGCAATGTGGATACTAGAGGCAACCACCAGATCTACCAGGTTTACCTGTGTGTGGACACTTCTGGCTCCAACTTCATCGAATGTCCGGTGCTACCACATGGCCGCCCTTGTGGAAATAAAATTGAATTCCCCTCCTTCAGCTCAGACTCCAACCACGACGAACTCTGA
- the LOC131310920 gene encoding uncharacterized protein LOC131310920: protein MAVSVSIVAIITSLHLIAFVLAVGAERRRSTAKVVPDEYDENTYCVYDSDASTAYGLSAFGLLLISQTVVNGVTKCFCFGKGLMGRGSSTTWAVFFFIFSWVSFLGAEACLLAGSTRNAYHTKYRAAFRVQDLSCATLRKGVFAAGAALTFLSMVGSILYYWAHSKADTGGWEKHRNDGGLGMTSPSYPENHQQQRTNEFEKA from the exons ATGGCTGTCTCAGTCTCCATTGTGGCCATCATCACTTCTCTTCACCTCATCGCCTTCGTCCTCGCCGTCGGCGCTGAACGCCGCCGTAGCACG GCGAAAGTGGTGCCGGATGAGTACGACGAGAACACATACTGCGTGTACGACTCTGATGCGTCGACGGCGTACGGGCTGTCGGCGTTTGGTCTGCTACTGATTAGCCAAACGGTGGTTAACGGCGTCACCAAATGCTTCTGCTTCGGCAAAGGGCTCATGGGGAGAGGGAGCTCCACTACTTGGGcagtcttcttcttcatcttctcgtG ggtTAGCTTTCTGGGGGCAGAGGCATGCTTACTGGCAGGATCAACAAGAAATGCATACCACACCAAATACCGAGCAGCCTTTCGCGTACAAGACTTATCGTGCGCCACTCTCCGTAAAGGAGTGTTTGCTGCTGGTGCTGCTCTTACATTTTTGTCAATGGTGGGCTCGATCCTTTATTATTGGGCCCATTCCAAGGCTGATACCGGTGGATGGGAAAAGCACCGCAATGACGGAGGACTTGGTATGACCTCCCCTAGTTACCCTGAGAACCATCAACAACAGAGGACCAATGAATTTGAGAAAGCTTAG